From one Leptospira stimsonii genomic stretch:
- a CDS encoding FcpA-related putative periplasmic flagellar protein has translation MKPTSSSSILICFVWTFLFLSSSVFSDKSPSEKKIEILIPDGSNPDSTWGKDLLPFEDIDILGDASEENSKNHFEKSKDDFRSALDRFRKANELAENKRKDFEQLTFEADRYEWQKKNRKENFERAVSRDLNKARSDSIHLLVSSMNSLERIQSPKVRDTDGFRELQAGIYREYIKHQLVLKNFLQAMDLLERYIGIGAKYYEDSEAQGFLANCYERAYRVAKKNRDDSAREKYDILRKKHGLLYAEYKFGKDSPDFKEFSRELFRD, from the coding sequence ATGAAACCAACTTCATCCTCTTCCATTCTTATCTGTTTTGTTTGGACTTTTTTGTTCCTTTCCTCTTCGGTCTTTTCGGACAAAAGCCCGTCAGAAAAAAAAATTGAAATTCTGATTCCGGATGGAAGTAATCCGGATTCTACTTGGGGAAAGGATCTTCTTCCTTTCGAAGACATCGATATTTTAGGAGATGCAAGCGAGGAGAATTCCAAAAATCATTTTGAAAAATCCAAAGACGATTTTCGAAGCGCGCTCGATCGTTTTCGAAAAGCGAACGAACTTGCGGAAAACAAACGAAAGGACTTCGAACAGCTTACATTCGAGGCGGATCGATACGAATGGCAAAAGAAGAATCGAAAGGAAAACTTTGAAAGAGCCGTATCAAGAGATCTGAACAAAGCGAGATCGGATTCCATACATCTTTTGGTTTCTTCTATGAATTCTTTGGAAAGAATTCAAAGTCCGAAAGTAAGAGATACGGACGGATTTAGAGAATTACAAGCCGGCATCTACAGAGAATACATCAAACACCAACTCGTCCTTAAAAATTTTCTCCAAGCGATGGACCTCCTCGAACGATATATCGGAATCGGTGCGAAGTACTACGAGGATTCCGAAGCGCAGGGTTTTTTGGCGAATTGTTATGAGAGAGCCTATCGTGTCGCAAAGAAAAATCGGGATGATTCCGCTCGCGAAAAATACGATATTCTTCGAAAAAAACACGGACTTTTGTATGCAGAATATAAATTCGGAAAGGATTCTCCTGACTTCAAAGAATTTTCGCGGGAACTCTTTCGGGACTAA
- a CDS encoding methylglyoxal synthase has translation MKEVQVPATKRIALVAHDNRKNDLVEWAKTHREILSRHHLFGTGTTGKLINEEAELPVYRFLSGPLGGDQQIGAKIAEGDLDIVIFFWDPLTAQPHDPDVKALLRIAVLYNIPMACNRSTADYMISSPQFINSYKKVLIDYDTRIKKNP, from the coding sequence ATGAAAGAAGTTCAGGTTCCGGCCACAAAAAGGATCGCTTTAGTAGCACACGATAATAGGAAGAATGATTTGGTAGAATGGGCTAAAACCCATAGGGAGATATTGTCCAGGCACCATCTCTTCGGAACCGGGACGACCGGAAAGTTGATAAACGAAGAAGCGGAACTTCCCGTTTATAGATTCTTATCCGGACCACTGGGAGGGGATCAACAGATCGGCGCAAAAATTGCGGAAGGAGATCTGGACATCGTGATTTTTTTCTGGGATCCGTTGACCGCGCAACCCCATGATCCGGACGTAAAGGCGTTACTTCGAATTGCAGTACTTTATAATATACCGATGGCTTGCAATCGTTCGACCGCAGATTATATGATCAGTTCTCCTCAATTTATCAACTCGTATAAGAAAGTTCTGATCGACTATGACACGAGAATCAAAAAGAATCCTTAG
- a CDS encoding SRPBCC family protein has protein sequence MESEFICKSIFDCDVEKLFAFHESPNGFESLVGADSNVEVIQKPENIRPGAIAILKVRPFPFFSWTWIAEHLEYSKNERFVDIQKKGPFPFFLHEHLFSSAEGNRSQLEDRIFFEAPIHFLSSTVVLSMLKKQFLKRHEITAKQLSVSWKNVTCGPKDSF, from the coding sequence GTGGAATCAGAATTTATTTGCAAATCCATTTTTGATTGCGACGTGGAAAAGCTCTTTGCATTTCACGAATCTCCGAACGGTTTTGAAAGTTTAGTCGGCGCCGACTCAAACGTGGAAGTGATTCAAAAACCGGAGAACATTCGTCCGGGCGCCATCGCGATTCTGAAAGTCAGGCCGTTTCCGTTCTTCTCTTGGACTTGGATCGCGGAACACTTGGAATATTCGAAAAACGAGCGATTTGTCGACATTCAAAAAAAAGGCCCGTTCCCATTCTTCCTTCACGAACACCTATTTAGCTCCGCCGAAGGGAACCGATCTCAACTGGAAGATAGAATTTTTTTCGAAGCCCCGATTCATTTTTTGTCCTCTACTGTTGTTCTTTCTATGTTGAAGAAACAATTTCTAAAACGACATGAGATCACTGCGAAACAACTTTCGGTTTCTTGGAAGAATGTAACCTGCGGTCCTAAGGATTCTTTTTGA
- a CDS encoding tetratricopeptide repeat protein: MILRLLLQKRFLIFSLVLLFGSSASSQETVRKIQEGELLLKERNYTGAYQSFTDAVKANPMSIRSLLGLAESAKHLHKYNESFEAFNKALALEPENKNALKGGALAFARKKDYQNALNLLRTSLDTDPFDPILAPVQIQILLEMGSFESALKRLEASRSKLQNSKEVQILEAKVNGKTGNFSKAYHLWNGVLSNSSDDPDLFFHLAQLLIDWAEKSPVSERKQKLEAASEKLERAISLYPDFEEAIDALTRIRIWQNDFASAVALSRKLVSLYPQNSSFLYLKTFAVEKEANKDSSSASKESLKNDLTEIVRLDDLDSIARQKAESVALVHFPENHSFRRKLGEYRMQRFRSSKNSLLYEMSSHHLASARELIPGQPEVQFQTLSEYKRTGFFPRYLNLLLFLRKKYPENEKYQYEIENLLNSMKQSIGYKEGMIEITGDNLLENYGRTPPVLLVFDLVDKSFLGDYPDLSLLVSSSVRKILSLNPTISLSGSLESARSNPSSLNLTSDNYTGILPYSESLFFKVKESVKNGPKPRFVVYGSLKYENHSLNVDWTIKDTKHEKILTTFRVFAKGRDFLPEVATRSASKILASIPPSASIVKVKDEDIIINAGTLDGLKKGSKVQIYNTSGKSGEATVEETDYFLSRAVPDNGINGLKTISEGDRILWKR, from the coding sequence ATGATCCTCCGTCTTCTTCTACAAAAACGTTTTCTGATTTTTTCTTTGGTCCTTCTTTTTGGATCATCTGCAAGCTCTCAGGAAACCGTTCGTAAAATACAAGAAGGGGAACTCCTTCTCAAGGAAAGAAATTATACCGGAGCTTATCAGTCTTTCACCGATGCAGTCAAAGCAAATCCGATGTCGATCCGTTCTCTTTTAGGTTTGGCTGAATCGGCAAAACATCTTCATAAATACAACGAGTCCTTTGAAGCCTTCAACAAGGCGTTAGCCTTAGAGCCCGAAAACAAAAATGCGTTGAAGGGTGGGGCGTTGGCATTCGCGAGAAAAAAAGATTATCAGAACGCTCTCAATCTCTTACGGACCTCATTGGATACGGATCCGTTCGACCCGATCCTTGCACCGGTACAAATTCAAATCCTTTTAGAAATGGGAAGTTTCGAATCTGCCCTAAAACGACTGGAAGCTTCCCGATCTAAATTACAAAATTCTAAAGAAGTTCAAATTTTAGAAGCGAAAGTAAACGGAAAGACTGGAAACTTCTCCAAAGCTTATCACCTCTGGAACGGAGTCCTTTCGAATTCTTCCGATGATCCAGATCTCTTTTTTCATCTCGCGCAACTCTTAATCGATTGGGCGGAAAAGAGTCCGGTCTCGGAAAGAAAACAAAAGCTCGAAGCCGCTTCGGAAAAATTAGAACGTGCGATTTCTCTTTATCCGGATTTTGAAGAGGCAATTGACGCGCTTACAAGAATACGCATCTGGCAAAACGACTTTGCCTCTGCCGTCGCTCTTTCTCGAAAACTGGTTTCGCTCTATCCGCAAAATTCGTCCTTTCTTTATCTTAAGACGTTTGCTGTGGAAAAAGAGGCGAATAAGGATTCTTCTTCCGCGAGTAAGGAATCCCTCAAAAACGATTTAACAGAAATAGTACGATTGGATGATTTGGATTCCATCGCGAGACAAAAAGCGGAATCGGTAGCACTCGTTCATTTCCCTGAGAACCATTCCTTCCGAAGAAAATTGGGTGAATATAGAATGCAACGTTTTCGTTCTTCCAAAAATTCCCTCCTCTACGAGATGTCTTCTCACCATCTCGCATCCGCAAGAGAATTGATTCCCGGTCAACCAGAGGTCCAGTTCCAAACTCTTTCCGAATACAAGAGAACCGGATTTTTCCCGCGTTATTTGAATCTTCTTTTATTCTTAAGAAAGAAATATCCGGAAAACGAAAAGTATCAGTATGAGATAGAAAATCTCCTGAACTCTATGAAACAATCGATCGGCTATAAGGAAGGAATGATCGAAATCACAGGGGACAATCTCCTCGAAAATTACGGAAGAACTCCGCCCGTTCTTCTCGTTTTCGATCTTGTCGACAAATCCTTCTTAGGCGACTATCCCGATCTATCTCTCCTGGTCTCCTCTTCGGTTCGCAAAATTCTTTCTCTAAACCCTACGATCTCTCTTTCCGGATCATTGGAATCTGCGAGAAGTAATCCTTCTTCTCTCAATCTAACCTCGGATAACTATACGGGAATTCTACCCTACTCCGAGTCCTTATTTTTTAAAGTCAAAGAATCGGTTAAGAACGGGCCGAAGCCGAGATTCGTAGTTTATGGATCTCTAAAATACGAAAATCATTCTCTGAACGTCGATTGGACGATAAAAGACACGAAACACGAGAAGATTCTTACTACCTTTCGGGTCTTCGCGAAGGGGCGGGATTTTCTTCCGGAGGTCGCTACCAGATCCGCTTCTAAAATTCTCGCTTCGATTCCGCCCTCCGCATCGATTGTCAAAGTAAAGGATGAAGATATCATCATCAATGCCGGAACGCTGGACGGTTTAAAGAAAGGCTCCAAAGTTCAAATCTACAACACTTCCGGAAAATCGGGAGAAGCAACGGTGGAGGAAACGGATTATTTCCTTTCGAGAGCGGTTCCGGATAACGGTATCAACGGATTGAAAACGATTTCCGAAGGGGATCGGATTCTCTGGAAACGTTAA